From the genome of Malus domestica chromosome 04, GDT2T_hap1, one region includes:
- the LOC103452027 gene encoding 14 kDa proline-rich protein DC2.15-like, with the protein MASKTTSSLALFLALNLFFFALVSSCGTCPGPKPKPKPKPKPKPTPKPSPSTGTSCPRDTLKLGVCANVLNGLLNISVGKPPVEPCCSLIQGLADLEAAVCLCTALKANILGINLNIPVSLSLLLNVCGNKVPKGFQCA; encoded by the coding sequence ATGGCATCCAAAACGACGTCCTCACTTGCTCTCTTCCTTGCActcaatctcttcttctttgcCCTTGTCAGTTCTTGTGGCACATGCCCCGGCCCTAAGCCGaagccaaagccaaagccaaagccaaagccgacaCCGAAACCTAGTCCTTCCACTGGCACCAGCTGCCCTAGAGATACCCTCAAATTAGGGGTTTGTGCTAATGTCCTCAATGGGTTACTTAACATCAGCGTTGGCAAACCTCCCGTAGAACCTTGCTGCTCTCTCATCCAAGGCCTTGCTGACCTTGAGGCTGCTGTATGCCTTTGCACTGCTCTCAAAGCCAACATTTTGGGTATCAACCTCAACATTCCAGTTTCTCTCAGCTTGCTTCTTAATGTTTGTGGAAATAAGGTTCCCAAAGGTTTCCAGTGTGCCTAA